The Caldicellulosiruptor acetigenus DNA window CTTTGAAAAATTCCACAACATAATACTCCAAACATTGCACAACAATTTTCAAGTCTTTGAGAAAATTTTTATCTTTCCTTATATAAAAGTTAAGAGTTTTGGTGTTTAGGCGAAATACATCCAACAAAACAAGTGGTAAGGCCCACAGGTCAATATAGCTTCCGTCCCAAAAATATTTATAAAAGAAGCCTGTCAAAAATGGATTTGTCTCACAGTATTCTTTAAAAAATTTCTCTATGAGTATAAAAAATGTTTTTCTTGTAAACAGTTTTGACGGTAAATCCTGAGTCTTGTAGAGGTTTGCCTCATAAATTTCAGCAAACAATACAAATACCTCCTTAATTTGTAATCATCACCTCTGCAGGGCATCAAAAAAGGCCAATATTTGCAAAGCCTTTTTTCCCCTGCAAATATTGGCCTACCTTGCAACTGGCCAATTTATTGGCCCTTTGCTTGGTCTGCCAAATTTTACTGACTTAATTTTTTTTCTAAGTTTTCATTTAGGGTTATTACAATTACTTTTTCACCATTTACTGTGTTTACATCTGAGTATATGCCCGCAATGTCAACATCAATTACCTGTTTTATTAAGTTTGCCAAATCCTCTTTTGCATTCTCAAACAAAGTTGCTCTCACCTTTTTGATAAGTTCAATGCCTTCCTTAGTTTGCGCAAGCCTTTTTTCTGTAGGACTTAAAAAACCAATTAGTCTCACAACAATAATATCCTCTGTAATTATAGTTTTTATCTGCTTTGGTCCTCTGCCCATGTATTCTATTTCGAACTTGCTTACCGCCTCGCTGATTTTTGCCTCTATCTGCCCTTTTGTCATTTTGTCAGTCAATAACCTTCCCTGTCTAACTTAAGTCTTGATTTAAGTATAGCAAAATGAAATTTGGATGTCAATATATTTCAATTAATTTTTCCTGCATGCTACTAACCTCTTGATTTTTCTTAATTTTAAAAATTCAACTTTGTATAAATTGCAACTTTAATTTTCCCATTATGCACCTTAATATAAAAAAGGCAGGGCTGTGTTTTTTCTCACACAACCCCGCCTTTTACCCTATTTCGCTTATTTTTTTGACAAAATTTCATTCAAATCATTCTCGGGGTTTGAAATAGGTTTTATATTGAATCTCTCAACAAGTACCTGCAGAATATTTGGTGAAACAAATGCTGGCAGTGATGGACCCAAATAGATGTTTTTAATACCAAGGGATAGCAGTGTCAAAAGTATCGCTACTGCTTTTTGTTCAAACCATGAAAGGACAAGTGTAAGCGGCAAGTCATTTACATCAACTCCAAAAGCTTTTGCAAGTTCAATTGCGATGATGATTGCAGAATATGCATCGTTGCACTGGCCAACATCTAAAAGCCTTGGAAATTCACCAATTGAGCCAAAGTCTTTCTTATTGAATCTATACTTTCCACACGCAAGCGTCAAAATAAGCGTGTCTTTTGGAGTTTTTTCAGCAAACTCTGTATAGTAGTTTCTACCTGGCTTTGCACCATCACATCCACCAATCAGGAAGAAATGCTTGATCTGACCACTTTTTACAGCCTCAATTATCTTGTTTGCAACACCAAGCACAGTGTTGTGAGCAAATCCAACAAGGATTTTCTTTTCTTCTTCGTCTTCCTGCCAACCACCAAGCTCTAATGCCTTTTGGATAATTGGTGTGAAATCCTTTTTGCCATTTACTTCTTCAATGTGTGCAACACCATCAAACCCAACAACACCCGTTGTAAATATTCTGTCTTTGTAACTGTCGCGTGGTTTTTGCAAACAGTTTGTAGTCATCAAGATACAACCTGGAATGCCGTCAAATTCCTTCTGCTGGTCCTGCCATGCACCACCATAGTTACCAACAAGATGTTTGTACTTCTTTAGCTCTGGATAACCATGTGCTGGAAGCATCTCACCGTGTGTATAGATATTTATTCCTTTTCCTTCTGTTTGCTCTAAAAGATCTTTTAAGTCTTTCAAATCATGCCCAGAGACAATTATAAATGGTCCTTTTTTCTTGGAAATCAAAACTTCTGTTGGCCGTGGATGACCAAAAGTCTCAGTGTGAGCTTTGTCCAAAATTTCCATACATCTAAAATTCTTCTTTCCAAGTTCCATACAGAGGTTGTAAAGCTCCTCTGCTGACAAATTGCTGTCCAGCGTTTTTGCAAGTGCTGTAAAGAAGAAATTGTTCACATCATCATCCTTGTAGCCAAGCCTATATGCATGATGAGCATATGCAGCCATTCCTTTTAAGCCATAAATAAGGAGCTCTCTTAAAGACCTGATATCATCATCAATGTCATCTGCCAAAATTCCAACCTTTTTCCCATCTGCTATCATCTTTTCAACATCTTCTGGTGGTCGATAGTAAACGGCAGCCGGTAGATTATCTAAGTTTGAAACTTGATTTTTTAGATTTTCTTTCACACTGTCTGCTTCAAGAATATACCTTACAAATCTTTTCTCATCAAAGTTCACATTTGTAAGAGTAGAAAATAGAGCATCCATCATGAATTTGGTTGTACCTTCGTCAATCTTTTTTCCTTCAGCTAAAATTTTGCTACCCAAGTATGCAATGCCTTTTAACTGGTACAAAAGCAAATCCTGAAGTGTGGCAACTCTGCTGTCTTTACCGCAAACACCTACCTTTGTACAGCCTTTTCCACCTGCTGTCTGCTCGCATTGGAAACAAAACATATCAGTTTGGATCATCTCAAAATAGCACCTCCCAAAATATTATCAGTTTTTATTTACCCAAAATTATTCTTTTATACCACCATCGGTGGTAATTGTTACCTCTTGATACGGCAAAATCTTCTGTGCCTGAAGCATGGCCTTTTTAACTATGCTTGCAATACCATTGCAACAAGGAACTTCCATCTTAACAACTGTGATGCTCTTTATGTTATGACTTTGAATAATTTCTAAGATTTTTTCATAGAAGTATTCAATATTGTCAAGCTTTGGACATCCTATTATTGTCACTTTTCCTTTCATAAAATCTCTGTGGAAAGACGCATATGCATATGCAACACAGTCAGCCGCAATGAGTAGATGCGCGTTGTCAAAAAACTTTGCATAAGGATTAACAAGATTTAGCTGCACCGGCCAGTTAACAAGTTGAGATAATTCTTCTTTGCTCTCTTCTACCTTTTGATTTTTCTCCTCTGAAGCTTCGAGCATGTTACTTCTTTCAATTACTCTCTCCTGAGAACCAGGGCACATACATGAAAACTGCTCATGCTGTTTTTTCTGATTGAGTCTTTCTTCCACAGCCTTTTCATTGAATGGTTTTGCTTCTGCTTCAATTATCTCAATCGCCCCTGTTGGGCAAACAGGAAGACAGTTGCCAAGTCCGTCACAGTATTCTTCACTTACAAGTTTTGCCTTGCCATTTACAAGCTCAATCGCACCCTCAACACAAGCATTCACACACAGTCCGCACCCATTGCACTTTTCCTCGTTGATCTTTACAATCTTTCTTATCATTTTCAACCATCCCTCTCTGTTTACTTGCAATTATATTTTATATGGTTTAGAATATATTTGCGGTAACATATGTTACAGTTTTATATGCATTTTAAAGAAGGTGAAAATCGATGCATCTTGAAAGAGTATGTCAAAGCAAGCTGTTTAAGATGATGGATCAAAGCGAAATAAAAGAGATATTGGATTCCTTTCATATTCTTAAAAAGGATTTTGAAAAAGACCAGGTGATTGTACTTGAAGGTGACGAATGCAGCTTTATAGGACTTATACTCAGCGGAATGATTGAAGTGAAGAAAAGTTCTGTCTCAGGCAAAGAATATACCATAACTACATTGACACAAGGCGATACGTTTGGTGAAGCTGTCATATTTTCTTCGGCAAACACCTTTCCTGCGACAATTGTTTCAAAGACCAAAACAGAAGTTATATTCATTCCAAAGCATGCCATAATTAAGATGTGCAAAAAAAACGAAAAGTTTTTATATAACTTTTTAAATCTTCTTTCAGATAGAATTCTTCTTTTGAACACAAAACTTAAAGAAAATACGCTTTCTACTTTGAGACAAAAGATTTGTAATTTTTTAATTGAAGAGTACAAAAAACAGAAAACTACAAAATTAAAACTCAATTTTACAAAGCAAGAACTTGCTAAAATTTTTAATGTGCAAAGGCCTTCACTTTCAAGAGAGCTCATAAAAATGAAAGAAGAAGGGCTAATTGATTTCTGGGGAAAAGAAATCTGGATCAAAGATCTGGAAAAGATAGAGGAGTATTTATACGAAGATGCATAAAAGGCTGGGCAGATACCCAGCCTTGTGACTTTTATTAATTTTCAAAAAGAGCATCTACAAATTCTTTTGCATTAAAATACTGAAGATCATCTATCTTTTCTCCCACTCCTACAAACTTTACCGGAATCTTGAGCTCATCACATATGGAAATAATGATGCCGCCTTTTGCTGTACCATCAAGCTTTGTAAGTACAATTCCAGAAATATTGACTGCCTGGTTAAACTCTTTTGCTTGATTCAGCGCATTTTGACCAGTTGTTGCATCAATCACAAGCAAAGTCTCCTTGCTTGCTTCTGGCATTTGCTGATTTATCACCCGGTCAATCTTTTTAAGTTCCTCAATTAAGTTTTTCTTAGTATGAAGTCTTCCAGCCGTGTCGACTATCAAAACATCAGCCTTTCTTGCCCTCATTGCCTGGATACCATCGAACACAACAGCTGCCGGATCGCTACCTTCAACATGCTTTATAATGTCACACCCAACCCTTTTTGCCCAAATCTCAAGCTGTTCTGCAGCTGCTGCTCTAAATGTGTCTGCTGCCGCAATTAAAACCTTTTTACCATTTGATTTTAAAAGATTTGCAATTTTGCCTATGGATGTTGTCTTACCCACACCGTTTACGCCAACCATCAGGATTATGAGGGGATACTTTTCACTTAATTTGTTTTCTAGATTAATAATACTAAGCATCTCTTCTTTTAAAAGCTCTTTCACAGCTTCAGTAGCAGAAATTTTTTCTTTTTTAACCTTCTCTTTGAGATTTTCTATTATTTTTTGAGATGTTTTAACACCAACATCTGAGAGTACCAAAACCTCTTCAAGCTCTTCAAAAAGTTCATCGTCTACTTGCTTGAATGATTTTAATAAGCTTTCGACTTTTTCAGTAAAATTCTTTTTAGTCTTCGAAAGACCTTCTTTAAGTCTATCAAAAAATCCCATCTTCTATCATCCTTTCTGTATTTTTTCAATGTTTAGTGACAAAACTTTTGAAACACCGCGTTCTTCCATTGTAACACCATATAGAACGTCGGCAATCTCCATTGTGGGTTTCCTATGGGTAACGAAAATGATTTGGCTCTGGTTATTCAAATTCTTTATATACTGGGCAAACCTTTGAACATTTGCCTCATCCAAGCTTGAATCTATCTCGTCTAATATGCACAAAAGAGAACCTTTAAACGTCAAAAAGGCAAACAAAAGTGCAATTGCTACTAAAGCCTTTTCTCCACCAGAAAGAAGATTTATATTCTGAAGCTTTTTGCCTGGAGGTTTAACATCAATATCTACACCAAGCTCTCCATCCTGACCTATGAGCTTCAAATCACAACTTCCTCCGCCAAAAAGTTCAAAAAATATCTCTGAAAACAAACTCTTTATCTTTTCAAAGTTTTCTAAAAATATCTCTTTCATATTTTTTTCAAGATGACTAATAAGTCTTTTTAACTCATCTGTTGTCTTCTGCAAATCTTCAATCTGTTTTTGCAAAAATTGCATTCTTTCCTGTAGTCTTTTCTCCTGATCAATTGAATATAACTTTACTTCCCCCAGTTCAGAAAGCGCTTGAGTGCACCTTTCAAGCTCATCTTCCTTCTCTTTTGTCCAAAAAACTTCATTATTTGAAGCATGGATTTCTTCATTAAATGTCTCAAAATATTTTTCTTTTATATTCTTCATGTAGTTTTCAAGATCATGCTTTTCAAGAGCAATTTGTCCAAGTTTTTTTTCTATCTCCTGAATTTTATTTGAAATTTCATTTAACCCTTTTTGCTCAGAATTGTATCGCTCAGAAAGTTCAAAGTAATCTTTCTCAAGCTGCTGCAAATTATTTTTAAACTCTTCTGCTTTTTGTTTTTTCTCCTCTATCTCTTCAGAAGTTTGAAAAATTTGACCCTCAAGCTCTCTTATATTCTCTTCACATTTTGCCTTCTCATTAAACCTGTACATTTTTTGATTCTCTATCTCAACCATGTTATAGCTTTTACTTTCAAGCTTATGTTTTAATATAGAAATCTCTGCTTCAATCTTATTCTTTTCTTCTATCGCCTTTGTGAACTTGCTATCCAAAAGATTATAATCTTCTTTTAGTTTACTCAAAATGGTTTTAAGATTTGAAATCTCTTTCTCCAACTCCTCTTTTGATTTTTTGAGATTTTCTAAGTTTTCCTGGGAAGACTTTATGTCGCATTCAAGTGTTATGAGTTGTTGATCTATCAAATTCTTTTCGTTTTCTAAAGCATCTTTGTTTTGGACAAGCTGTTTCATTTTATAATCATACATCTCAATTTCTCTTTCAAGCTCACTCATTTTCGACAATAAATCATTTAAGTTTTCTTCCACTTCTCGTTTCGCAGTTTTAAGATCATACAACACTTTAGTATTTTCTATAATCAATTTATCCATTTCCTCAAGCTTGGATGAAAGGTTTTTTACATCAAGTTCCAGTTCTTCTTTTTCCACTTTTCTTTCCAAAAGAGAAAAATCAGCTTTCTTCTCACCACCAACAAAAACGCCACCGGGAGAAATTAGCTCTCCCGAAAGTGTAACACACCTTGCTTTATATCCTACCTTTTTTTGATACTCTATAGCTCTGTCGATAGTATCAAAAACAAGAGTACGACCAAGCAAAAATTCTGATACTTTTTGTACCTCATCATTTGTCTCAACAAATTCATCTGCATATCCCAAAAAACCATCTGCGTTAATATCTTCTTTTTGACTTAAAACCGAAACGGTATCAACAGGAATAATTGTGACCTTGCCAAGCTTCTCATTCTTTGCTATCTCTATTATCCTTTTTGCATCATTTTCATTTTTCACAACAAGGTGTTGCAAAGAACTGCCCAGTGCTGTTTCAATAGCTTTTAGATATTCTCTTTTGACAGATATCAAACTTCCCACCGTTCCATACAGGCAAATGGGAAGATTTTTTACTCGTTTGAAAACTTCCTTAATTGTTTTGCTGTATCCTTCATAGCTTTCTTCCATCATTTTTAGAACACTTAATCTTTCCTGCTTTTTTATCAGCTGTTTTGAAAGATCATCTACTAAATTTTTGATGTTGGCAAGATAATCCTCTTTTTTTGATACCTGCTGGTTTAAATCTTCAAGTAAAATTACAAGCTTTTTTCTTTCATCATCTAACTCCCTTAGTTGTGATTTTTTTGCATCTCGTGCAATGGTCAGTTTTTCAAATTCGCTTAAAATAGCATTTGTCTGCTCATTTATTTTCACTTTTCTATTTTCTAAAGTACCTGACAAATGCAAAATTCCATTTAATTTTTGGTTAAACTTTTCTATCTGAGATATGCATTCAATTAACTCTGCTTCTTTCTTTTGGATTTCTGATTCTACTTTTATAATGCTTTCTTTTAAAGCTGTAATTTGATTTTGTAACTTTGCATGAACCTCTAAAACTCTTCTATGCTCTTCTTCTTTTTCAGAAAGACTCTTTTGCAATTCATCTATGCTCTTTTTTAAATCCTCTTTTTGCTCCTCAAGCTGTAAAATCTGCCTTGACAAATGGTCCTTAAGTTGCTGTTCGCTTTCAAGCTGCTTTTTTAAAAACTTCAGCCGAGCGGTGCTTTCTGTAAGTTCACTTTTTATTTCATCATAAGATAGTCTTGTTTTCTCTACCTCCTGGGTCAGCAGGTCCATTTGTAATTTGTTCTGATTTATACTTTCTTCAAGTTCTCTTCTCAATTGTATTAGCTTTTCAAGTTCCTCATTTAATTGCTTCTCCTTTGTGAGAAAATCATGATATCTTCTGCCTGTCAAGTTATACTCATAAACATACTTTTCTTTTTTCAAACTTTGGAGTTTTTGATTTATTTGAAGATATGTCTTTGCCTTTTGCACATCAGGCTTAATTTCCTCCAGCTGTGTGCTAAGTTCAAAAATTACATCCTGAAGTCTTTGAATGTTCTCCTCTGTTGCTTTAAGCTTTCTCTCTGTTTCTTCTTTTCTGTACTTATACTTTGTAATCCCACACGCTTCTTCAAAAATCCTATACCTCTCAACAGGCCTTGCATTTATTATCTCATCAACTCTACCTTGGGATATAATAGAATATCCGTCTTTTCCAAGTCCAGAGTCAAGAAAAAGCTCATATACATCTTTCAATCTGCAAGGAATTTTATTTATAAAAAACTCACTCTCTCCACTCCTAAAAAGCCTTCTTGTTATCACCACTTCTTGATAATCGATGGGAAGAACCCCGCTTGAGTTGTCAAAACATATAGAAACCTCAGCAAAACCCTGAGATTTTCTCTTCTCAGTGCCAGCAAAAATAAGGTCTTCTTGTTTTGCTGCACGCAAAATTTTTAAACTTTGCTCGCCCAAAGCCCACCTTATTGCATCTGTAATATTGCTCTTTCCACATCCATTAGGTCCAACAATAGCTGTAATTCCTTTTTGAAATTCAATTCTTGTCTTTTCACAAAAAGATTTAAAACCATAGATTTCAAGCCATTTTATGTACATTATCATATCCCCCATCACTTCAAAAAACAATCATTATTTTAGCAAAAATTATTGAACAGTGCTATATCATTTGTGTAAATACAATGCTGCTAAAACAACAAAAAAGCAGGTAGTTTTTTCTACCTGCCATATCTTGAAAAACATTGATTTTCCTTACCTTGCTTGAACAATAAACTTTATTGCAGTCCTTTCTTCACCGTCAATATCAATTTCAGAAAATGCTGGAATTACAATCAAATCAATACCATTTGGTGCTACTTTTCCTCTTGCAATTGCAATAGCCTTGACAGCCTGGTTTACAGCACCTGCTCCAACTGCCTGAAGCTCTTGACTTTGTCAGTTTGAAGCTCAAAAAGCTTGGGAGGACTGGGATTGACAAAATTTGGTCGTCAATTTTGTCACTACATCATTTGCTAATACCAATAAATTCTAAGCCTTCCTCATATGTCATGAAGTTTTTTGGACCCTTTATCTTCATTACATTCAGTATATCTCCAGCTCCTCCCTCAATTCTTTGCTTTATCAAATATTTCTTCCCTTTTATCTCTATTTCAAAAAAGTTCATTGAATATATTGCTTCCATTATCCTTTCACTACTTATTCCTTTACCTTTTCTCCTCAAAATATATTCCAATGTCCTTTGCAGTAAAAATGCCAAAAAACATATCACAAAATGTCCTTTTATTCTGCTTTCTGTAAAGTGATATATCGGTCGCACTTCTAAACAGCTTTTCATTACTCTGAATGACTGCTCTATCTTCCATAAATCGTGATATGCTCCTAAAACCTCTTCTACATCCATATCCTTTTTGCTCGTTTGAATTGCATAATATCCGTCAAATTTCTCATCTCGTTTTATCGCTTCCTCATCCAGCACATATTCTTCTGATTTTGATTTCTTCTTCAAATATTTCCTTGCACCTTTCTTCTCTAAGGCTGTTATGCTTCCTTTGTTCTCTAAAAGCTCTTTGGCTTTTCTTACCAATCTCTCTCTGTCTTCTTTGTCTTTCTTGGCTCTCTTGCTTGAATACGTTATTATCAAATTCTCTTCTATTTTGAACTCTTTACCCTCTTCATCCTTGACAATATTTGTTCTTTCCAATACCTTATATTTGAATTCATCACCATAAATTTCTTCAGCATTCAAACATCTTTTGCCATCAAGTCTTTTATATCCTTCTTCATTAAAAACTTCATCTAAAATTTCTTTACTTGCATTCTTTAATCTGCTTGCTACTATATAGTCGTACCCAGCTTCTTTTATCATCTTTAAATTTATTCTGCTGTTAAGCCCTTTGTCTGCTACTATTATTATCTTATCTATACTAAATTTTTCCTTCAGCTTCCTCAGTATCTTTACCATCGTCTTGCTATCTATCGTATTACCAGGAAAAAGTTCATACCCTATCGGTCTGCCTTCTTTGTCCACCAAAAGCCCTAATACAACTTGCACTTCATTTACCTTGTTGTCTTTGCTAAACCCAAAATTTTTAAGTTCATCCGCTCTACAACTCTCAAAGTATATTGTCGTCACATCATAAAACACTACATCAACTACCATCTTAAATAAGTCTTTATTTCTCTGATACAGGTATGTCTCTAAATCTTCTTTTACACTGTCAAGAAAATCTAAACACCTGTACAATTGATTCAAATCTATATCCTCTTCAAATCCAAAATATTTGCTTCTCTGATGATAAGTTCTTAGTTTGCTCATTGGCTCTATCAATCTCTGTATGGTCATTAAAAAACTTACTTTGTTTACATCAAATTTTATCTTTCTCTCTTTTGCTGCTTTCCCTTTTAAAAACTTATCAATTTCAAGCTCCTCCCATAACTTTCTGTATACAATGTATCCCCAATTTTTTGCAACTGCATCCGAAATATCTTCTTCAGATTCAATAGTAACAGCTTTTGTATTCTCAGTAGTTGTTTCAGCGACAATATCAGATAGTTTTTTTACAATGTTTTTAAAAGCGGGGTCATCTTTGAGAATATCAAGTCTACCAAAGTTAAATAGTACTCTTTGCTTTACTTTACCATTTTCACGGTAATTTTCGACTAACCTAACATACTGATAACCGCCAGCATTAGTAATTTTGACAAACATATGGCAACTCCTTGAAGATAGTTTGTTATATTGTACCACAAAATATTTAAAAAGTCAAGCAAATTCAGTATATATTAAGCTAAAATTTGTCCCTACATTTTTTAAAATTTTTTATTTTTCTCTTCTTGAAACCCGCATAAATTAAGACTTTGTTATTTTTTGTTAGCTCAAAAACACCTCTTAACTGACAAAGTCAAGAAAAAACAATCATTATTTTAGCAAAAATTATTGAACAGTGCTATATCATTTGTGTAAATACAATGCTGCTAAAACAACAAAAAAGCAGGTAGTTTTTTCTACCTGCCATATCTTGAAAAACATTGATTTTCCTTACCTTGCTTGAACAATAAACTTTATTGCAGTCCTTTCTTCACCGTCAATATCAATTTCAGAAAATGCTGGAATTACAATCAAATCAATACCATTTGGTGCTACTTTTCCTCTTGCAATTGCAATAGCCTTGACAGCCTGGTTTACAGCACCTGCTCCAACTGCCTGAAGCTCAGCAACTCTTTTTTCTTTTATAACTGCAGTCAGAGCTCCTGCAACTTTTTGTGGTTTTGAAGTTGCTGCAACTTTTAGAACTTCCATCCTTTTTTATACCTCCTGAATATGACGTTGTGACTTTATTTAAATACAAAACCAAATGTCTACTATATATAATTCTACACCATTTTAAAAATTCCTTCTTTAATTTATCCTCTCCCTAAAATTCTGTTATATCTTCGAATTATCAAATTTGCAAATGTATTTATTATGAACACAATTACAATAAGCAATGTCGCAGTAGCATATGAATTTAATTTTGAAAGTCCTTCTGAAGAAAGAATGTAAAGGTGCACAGACATGGTTCGCGTTGGACTAAATATGCTTGTGGGGAAATTAAGCGAACTTCCAGCTGTCAAAAGCACTGCAGCAGTCTCACCTATTGCCCTTCCAACTCCCAAGATAACTCCTGTCAATATCCCGGGCATTGCAGGTGGAATCACAACCTTAGCTATTGTCTGCCACTTTGTTGCACCAAGTGCAAGGCTCCCTTCCCTAAAAGACATCGGAACAGTTTTTATAGCCTCTTCTGAAGTTCGTATAATAGTAGGCAGAATCATTATCGAAAGTGTAAGTGCACCTGATAAAATGGACCATCTAAATCCAAGTGCAATTACAAAAAATGCAAATCCGAAAAGTCCATAAATTATAGAAGGTATTCCAGCCAATGTTTCTGTGCCGAATCTTATAAGTTCAACAACTTTTCCTTTCTTTGAATATTCAGTCAAATAGATTGCTGCTAATACCCCTACAGGTGCCGCAATTATGACTGCAAGCAAGGTCACATACAAAGTTCCCACAATAACAGGAAATATTCCTCCGCTTTTGCCCATCTCCTCAGGATACTGAAGAATAAAGCTCAAACTTATACCTTTTAGTCCATTAGAAATAATGTGAAATACTATAACAATTAATATTACCATGGTGATTAACGTAAAAAGTCCAATTATAGAAAATACAATACCCTGTACAACTTTATTCTTTCTTATCATTTCTCTTCACCAACTCTTCTTGCAATTACATTTGCAATGGTGTTTAAAATCATAATAATTACAAAAAGAACTATGCCTGTTGCAAAAAGCGCCTGAGCATGTTTACCAGACGCATACCCCATCTCAATTGCTATATTTCCTGTTAAGGTTCTTACCTGGTCCAAAATGTTATTTGGTATTTTTGGACTGTTGCCTGCTACCATAATAACAGCCATGGTCTCGCCAATTGCCCTTCCCATACCAAGAATTATTGAAGCAATGATTCCAGACTTTGCAGCGGGCAAAATAACTCCTTTTATTGTTTGCCAGTGAGTTGCACCAAGGGCCAAAGACCCTTCTTTATATTCTCTTGGTACAGACCTTATTGAAACTTCTGAGATGTTTATAATTGTTGGTAAAATCATAATTCCTAAAATTATAGAAGATGCCAAAATAGAAAAACCAGAGCCTCCTAAATATTTCCTTATTAGAGGAACCACCACAACAAGACCATAAAAACCGTAGATCACAGATGGAATTCCTGCCAACAGCTCAACAAATGGTCTTATAAGCCTTGATATCTTTTCATTTACAAGTTCACCCAAAAATATTGCTGTTGCAATTCCAATTGGTACACCTATAATAATTGCTCCCACTGTCACATAAATAGAACCCAAAATCATCGGGAAAATTCCAAACTTGCCACTCAAAGGCGCCCACTTTTTACCTAAGATAAAGTTCCAAAGTCCATATTCCTTTATGATTGCAAAACCTTCTTTGAAGATGAAAACTGTTATTAGCAACACAGATATTACTGAGAGTGCTGCTGCTACAAACAAAATAATTTCTATCGCACTTTTCTTCTTAGGCATAATAAATCTTACACCCCATTACAATAAAATACTATTTTACTTTAATATAATGATACTTTTCTACAATGGCCTGTCCTTCATTGCTCAATGCAAAATCAATAAACTCTTTTACAAGTCCCTGTGGCTCATCCTTTGTCAGAAATAAAAATGGTCTTTGAAGTTTATACTTGCCGTTTTTTACATTATCCTCTGTAGCTTCCACTCCTTCTATTTTTACAGCCTTTACACTTGAATCTAACACACCCATTGAGATATATCCTATTGCATTAGGGTCTTGCGAAACAGATTGCTTTACTGCACCTGTTGATGGCTGAACAACTGCAGAATCAGAAATTGAGCTTTCTCCCATTACAAGTTCTTCAAAGGCACCTCGTGTTCCTGACCCCTCTTCTCGTGTTACAACAACAATCTGTGCATCCTTGCCACCAACATCTTTCCAATTTTTTATTTTGCCTGCATATATATCTCTTATTTGTTCAACTGATAGGTTGTCAATCGGATTTGAAGGGTGTACAACAACTGCAATTCCATCAATTGCTATCTTGTATTCATGAAGACCTTTTTCTTCTGGTTTTAACTCTCTCGAAGATGTTCCAATATCAGCAACACCGTCTCTGGCCGATTTTATCCCAACACCAGAACCTCCGCCTTGGACCTCAATTTTTGTCTCTGGGTGTTTTTCCATAAACGCCTTGGCCAA harbors:
- the smc gene encoding chromosome segregation protein SMC yields the protein MYIKWLEIYGFKSFCEKTRIEFQKGITAIVGPNGCGKSNITDAIRWALGEQSLKILRAAKQEDLIFAGTEKRKSQGFAEVSICFDNSSGVLPIDYQEVVITRRLFRSGESEFFINKIPCRLKDVYELFLDSGLGKDGYSIISQGRVDEIINARPVERYRIFEEACGITKYKYRKEETERKLKATEENIQRLQDVIFELSTQLEEIKPDVQKAKTYLQINQKLQSLKKEKYVYEYNLTGRRYHDFLTKEKQLNEELEKLIQLRRELEESINQNKLQMDLLTQEVEKTRLSYDEIKSELTESTARLKFLKKQLESEQQLKDHLSRQILQLEEQKEDLKKSIDELQKSLSEKEEEHRRVLEVHAKLQNQITALKESIIKVESEIQKKEAELIECISQIEKFNQKLNGILHLSGTLENRKVKINEQTNAILSEFEKLTIARDAKKSQLRELDDERKKLVILLEDLNQQVSKKEDYLANIKNLVDDLSKQLIKKQERLSVLKMMEESYEGYSKTIKEVFKRVKNLPICLYGTVGSLISVKREYLKAIETALGSSLQHLVVKNENDAKRIIEIAKNEKLGKVTIIPVDTVSVLSQKEDINADGFLGYADEFVETNDEVQKVSEFLLGRTLVFDTIDRAIEYQKKVGYKARCVTLSGELISPGGVFVGGEKKADFSLLERKVEKEELELDVKNLSSKLEEMDKLIIENTKVLYDLKTAKREVEENLNDLLSKMSELEREIEMYDYKMKQLVQNKDALENEKNLIDQQLITLECDIKSSQENLENLKKSKEELEKEISNLKTILSKLKEDYNLLDSKFTKAIEEKNKIEAEISILKHKLESKSYNMVEIENQKMYRFNEKAKCEENIRELEGQIFQTSEEIEEKKQKAEEFKNNLQQLEKDYFELSERYNSEQKGLNEISNKIQEIEKKLGQIALEKHDLENYMKNIKEKYFETFNEEIHASNNEVFWTKEKEDELERCTQALSELGEVKLYSIDQEKRLQERMQFLQKQIEDLQKTTDELKRLISHLEKNMKEIFLENFEKIKSLFSEIFFELFGGGSCDLKLIGQDGELGVDIDVKPPGKKLQNINLLSGGEKALVAIALLFAFLTFKGSLLCILDEIDSSLDEANVQRFAQYIKNLNNQSQIIFVTHRKPTMEIADVLYGVTMEERGVSKVLSLNIEKIQKG
- a CDS encoding IS1634 family transposase, giving the protein MFVKITNAGGYQYVRLVENYRENGKVKQRVLFNFGRLDILKDDPAFKNIVKKLSDIVAETTTENTKAVTIESEEDISDAVAKNWGYIVYRKLWEELEIDKFLKGKAAKERKIKFDVNKVSFLMTIQRLIEPMSKLRTYHQRSKYFGFEEDIDLNQLYRCLDFLDSVKEDLETYLYQRNKDLFKMVVDVVFYDVTTIYFESCRADELKNFGFSKDNKVNEVQVVLGLLVDKEGRPIGYELFPGNTIDSKTMVKILRKLKEKFSIDKIIIVADKGLNSRINLKMIKEAGYDYIVASRLKNASKEILDEVFNEEGYKRLDGKRCLNAEEIYGDEFKYKVLERTNIVKDEEGKEFKIEENLIITYSSKRAKKDKEDRERLVRKAKELLENKGSITALEKKGARKYLKKKSKSEEYVLDEEAIKRDEKFDGYYAIQTSKKDMDVEEVLGAYHDLWKIEQSFRVMKSCLEVRPIYHFTESRIKGHFVICFLAFLLQRTLEYILRRKGKGISSERIMEAIYSMNFFEIEIKGKKYLIKQRIEGGAGDILNVMKIKGPKNFMTYEEGLEFIGISK
- a CDS encoding stage V sporulation protein S; translated protein: MEVLKVAATSKPQKVAGALTAVIKEKRVAELQAVGAGAVNQAVKAIAIARGKVAPNGIDLIVIPAFSEIDIDGEERTAIKFIVQAR